A window of Syntrophales bacterium genomic DNA:
TTGACGGGCGAAAGATAGACGCCAAGGAGAACTCGACGGTTCTTGAGAATGTCCGGAGCCAGGGAATCATCCTGCCCACCCTCTGCCACCACGAGGAAGTGAGCCCCTTCGGGGCCTGCCGACTCTGCACGGTGGAGGTCAAGGCCAACGGAAAGTGGCAGCTTGCCACCTCCTGCAACACGCCGGTAACGAAGGGCATGGAGGTCCGGACCAACTCGGAGCAGGCCGTCGAGGCGCGCGCCCTGGCGGCCCGGCTTCTTTACTCGAAATATCCGAAGACGAAGGCCGTTCGGGACATCGCCAAACAGATCGGCGTGGCCGTAGCCGACGAGAAGGCCGACGCGAAAGACTGCGTCCTCTGCGGACTCTGCGCCCGGGCCTGCCGGGAAGTGGTGGGCGCCTGCGCGC
This region includes:
- a CDS encoding 2Fe-2S iron-sulfur cluster-binding protein, encoding MVAITIDGRKIDAKENSTVLENVRSQGIILPTLCHHEEVSPFGACRLCTVEVKANGKWQLATSCNTPVTKGMEVRTNSEQAVEARALAARLLYSKYPKTKAVRDIAKQIGVAVADEKADAKDCVLCGLCARACREVVGACALTFADRGLGRDLDEPKIDFITDACIGCGSCAFICPTGYVRMETTGDRRMIWDKVFKMATCSVCGRYFAPEDQLAFISKQTGVPMSALKTCVSCR